The DNA region TGCCTTTACGGGCAATAAGTTTGAATTCAGAGCTCTCGGTTCCAGCCAGAGTATCAGCAGTCCCATCGCCTATCTAAATACAGCGATGGCTCAGGCTCTGAAGGAAATGAATGACAGCTTGCGCAGCATTGCAGGAGGAAATAAGCCTTCAGAAAAGCAAATCCTTGAAGTTATCTCCAAGACATATAAATCTTGCAAGGCTGTTTGCTTTGAAGGTGATGGTTATTCTGAAGAATGGCACCAAGAGGCTGAATCTCGTGGCTTGCCAAACCTAAAGAACACTCCAGAAGCCTTACAAACCTTGCTAGACGAAAAGACCCGCAAGCTTTTGATCGATCACGAGATTTTTGGCAGTGGTGAAGAGCTAGATGCCCGATATAACGTCTTGATTGAGCGCTATAACATGCTTAAGATGATCGAATTCCAGAGTCTAGAGAACCTTGTGGCAACTCATGTCATACCAAGTTTGAGCCAATACCTTGGCGACGTGGCAGGAAGTTACAAGAGCGTTACCGACGTTCTTGGGGATGGTGCAACGAAATCTCAGAAGCGAGATCTGGAAAACCTAAACGAACTTCTTCAAAGTATGAGTGATAGCCATCGTCAGCTTTCTGATTTTATACATAGTTCGGCGGAAACAGATGATGAAGGTAAGCTTGGTGACGATATTTCCAACAAAGGGCTTGAGATTGCTCAAAAGCTTGAAGAGTTGAGTGCTCAAGCGGAAGAAAAAATCGATGATATGCTGTGGACATTGCCTAAGTATCGCGAGATGATATTTAGTCTTTAACTTCTGCCCTGTATTCTCTGCTTTGTCTTTTTGAGATATAGTGGACGAATCAATTTTCGTTACCAGAAACCAGATGAAGGAATCGTTTCATCTGGTTTCTTTTTCCCGTCTCCTGCACGATACATATCCTCAAACAATGTATGCATATACCTACGGCCAGCGTTGATTATGTCGTGAAAACACCGTAATTACGACGCTTTTGGCCTTGGACTGGAATTTGCTTCTATCTTATTAGATCAGTTGTTCTGTCGGTTAACTCTCGATCGAAGTGGTAAAGATCTTTTGTTCGTTAAACAATGAGAGGTGGCACATGCTAGATTCTTACCCAAGCCTAAGTCCCGAGTCGCAATTGGCTCCCGAAATTCCCGGCTTGAATAAAGAGAGAAAGCCAGACCTTTACCTAATTGGAGATAGAAAGAAGTCGAGAGACTTAGCTCTGTTACTCAATGGTCTGGATGTGAATCAAGTCTGGATTCCAGACGTTCGTGATATCCGGGCACGGCTTAGTCCTACGGCGATCAGTGTGATTTTTGTAGAGCCAATGGTTGGCCTTATACGCGGTATCAAAATGGTTAAAAAGTCTGGCCTACTAAAGAATATTCCGATTCATGTGGTGACCAGTAACTCCTGCCCAGATAAATTAGCGAGGACTTACTACCGACTCGGGGCTAGCAGCGTGGTCTCCTACCCAGAAGAAAAGTTTCTCGTCCAAGATATCGTGCAAGAGTTGCATCAGAACAAAGCGGATAGAGCCAGTAAAATGCAGCCAGAAGGCCGATTTCGACGGGCTATGTGGGCACGACTAAAAGCGGTGGTCGACCATGCGAGACGCTTCCGCCTGAAATGCCGTGACGGAGTGGTTTATCTAGCCGGGCAGGCGAGTAGCCGGAGGCAGAAAGAGAAAATCGAAGAAGTCCTGAGAGACGCGCCAGGGGTCGAAAGAATTGTTCACGGTGATTTCCGAGTCTCGGCAATGAGTGACCAAGAGCTTTTGTTGACGCAAAAGATAGACGATCTGTTGCTAGCAACGGAAGGCGTGGCGGAGCAATCTGTGGCTTATGAAGTGTATGATGGAGAAGTCGTGATCACTGGTCATGTCAGCAGTAAAAGGGCTATGAAACAATTGGAAAAGGCTATCAAGCGACTTGAAGGAGTTCACCGCGTGCGGAACCTGATTTCTATTTCTCGACAGCAGGCTATTACGGACCAAAACTTGGCCAAGACCATCGAATCTAGACTTCGACGCTTTTGCCACCAGTCGAGTATTGGTGTTAAAGTCATGAAAAATATTGCGGTTCTCAATGGATCGGTAGACGACAGTGGCAAGCGCCGTTTGGCAGAGAATGTTGCAAAGCAATATGGCCAAATCCAAGCTGTTGTCAACCGGTTAGATATATCCCAGGCGCAAGGCTCATAAACTAAACTTTGAACCAGCATGAGTTAGCGCAGTGGCATAAACTATTTAAAAGGAGTTCACCATGGATCTTCAAGTATCATATCAAAATAGACGTCGATCGGAGCGAGCAGAGTCTTATCTGCTTGATCATTTGAACGAGTTCGAGCCGATTAGGAATCGGGTTGACTTAGCGATGGCAGAATTGATCGTCGATGGCGACGGTGTCCACACAGTCAAGCTAGGGATTAAGACTCCAAAAGCTTTTCGCAGCCTTGTGAAGGCGAGGCACGAAAACCTCTACACCGCTATGCATCAGGCAGTTGAGAAACTAAAGCGGAGAATAAAGCGTTCCCTGGGTAAGATGGCGCTAGACAGTCGCAAGCCCCATAATGTGATGTATGGCGAGCTTCAAGAGCCCCCTGAATTGACTATCGACGCTGAGAACGTTATTCGCTTTGAGGACGCGTTGAGAGCGAAGGGCAGGCTTCATCCGGTAAAGCTCATAGTCACAAATGACGATATCGCGGCTTTCTTAAAGGAGCTAAGTCTTCGCCTTGCATGCATGGGCGCGGCCAAGCGAGATCTGAAACACTTTGATAAGGCTATTAAGAAGGTAGAGCGTAGCGATGAGTCGATCCAAGATCTTGTTCTGAGCGACAGTAATCTAGAGAAGGCTCTGCGTATCAAACGGCCTATAGCCCATAAAATTGAGGAATTTGTTCGAGAGGGTCACTCAACCCTACTTGAGCATCTGCGAGAACAAACCCCCAACGACATTCAAGATATCGTTCGGGTTAAGGGGATCGGGCCAGTAAAGGCCAAGCAACTCTATGACTATTGTGAGGTTAATGAGTTGGAAGAGTTAGAAAACATGGCGAAACAGGGGAGAGTGAAGCAAATTCCTGGTTTTGGCGAACACATTGAATCCGAGATTGTGGGCAATGCTGCCAATCATTAGAGGATTTTTTCAGTGCATTTAAATGGATCAGGAGCCTCAGTCTCATTCAGGAGATTGAGGTTTTTCAGTATCAGAGTCACCAACGGAGCGCTTTACCTCTTGGATCTTACGACGGACGACCAACACTGCATCCTGCCATTCTTCTGGGAAGTCAGAGGTCATAATATCAACCAAACGCTCGGCCCGCGCCGCAGTTTTGTGTATCTTGCTTCGACTGAGAGCCTTAGTATCGGAAAGATTATCGTAAAGGTCTGCAAGTTTGCAGAGCCTTACGGAGACAGATGCGTCCTCAAGTTCTGATGCGTACTTTTTCTCTCGCTCCGGTTTGTCTAGGTCCATATCTTTCGAAAGCTCGTCAACGTAGCTAGCGACTCGTTTGCCAAACTTTCGTTCTAGGTCTTTTCGCTCACAATCAGTATCTTCGATGGTATCGTGCAAGACACCAGCAGCCAGAACTTCTTCATCATCGACACCGAAAACTTCTGAGAGAATCGTCATCACTCGGACGGGATGGGCAATATAGGGAGTCTCATCATCTTTTCGCATTTGACCATGATGCTGCTTAGCAGCAAATGTCACCGCCTTGAGGGGTAATGGAAGGGTATTTCCTTGTTTCTTCATGTCCAGCCTCGCCTTTGTAAAAGTAAAACAAGAGTGAGGCTAATCAGGTTCCACATAAACTATTGAGAGGCAACACTCACCCAAGTGAGGAAATGCAGGAAATATGCCTGATCTCTTGGTGACAAATTATCAAAGTGAAGCAATGTGAAGACTAAAATGTGTTGATTGGACGTATAGTCAGGCCTTCAGTGTAGGAGTTTTCCTACACTGAAACACTTTCCGGGATTGCTGAATTGTGACTAGAGTGTAAGTTTGCTCCTCAGAATAAGTCAAATTATATCATAAAAAATAGCAAATTAGTGGCAGTTGGCATCATGGGAATGCAGCCGAGGGCTGGCATGAACCCTGCAGCTTTGCAGACAGGATGAATTTCTATAGGAGTGCGGATGTTTATTCGAATACAAGATGTTTTAGGTAAGGTTTTACACGCTCAGGATGGTGTCATGGGAACGGTTCACGATTTTCTTTTCGATGATGAAACGTGGACCATCACTCATGTAGTCATCGCCTGTCATAACTGGGTGGGTGTCGAAAAGTTTGTTGTTGAAGCAAGCCTAGCCGGAATTGAGCCACATATGGATGGTATAGGGGTTTCCGTGAATCTCAGCAAGGAGGGGCTCCACGAAGGTTCGATTGCAAACACTAGTGGACCTCAGGCGAGACAAGAGGCGGGTAGCTTGGAAGGGTTTTACCTCTGGAGGATGGCGAGAACAATCCCGCATACAGGGTTGGTTCCTGGAAAGACGAATGTTTTGCAAACCAGTGATCGTGGTCTAGATGCTAAATTGAAGAGTGTCCGAACCTTAAGTTCCGGCTACCGAGCGATGACTGTTGATGATGAAGAGCTTGGCTGCTGTGATGATGTCCTAGTCAACCCTGAGACTTGGAAGATCGTTGGCATGAACATTAGCAATCGCCGATGGCTGCCATCTACGCAGGATTTGATTCTTCTACCGAAGGAAGTCAGGCAGATTGATCAAGAGTCCGAGATGCTAAATACCATTGAATTCGAGAAACCGGCATTCTCGCAACCATCGGCTCAAGAAGAACCAAATTACCTCCAGTCAGTGATCAATTTTTATCAGTAAGAATTTAATTGATGAAAGGAGTATAAAGACCAATGAGTCAGAGTTCGAGATATAACTACAAGTCCTATAAGCCTCAGAAATGGGGCGACGACGTATATTCTTCAGGAATCGACTGCCATGATCCATTCCCAATGAAGAGCGTAGTGTTGGACAATCTCGGACGCAGAGTGAACTTGAAGAAGCGGTTTCGCGGTAAACAAATCGTTCTGGAAACAGGTAGTCTAACCTGTCCCTCCTATGTAGCTAATATCGAAGCTATGAACTCTCTTGCAGACGATTTTCCAGAAATCTGCTTCATCGTGCTCTATGTTCGAGAAGAAAACCCCGGAGATGTTATCCCCTCGGTAGCTTCTATGGAGCAGAAACACGATCGGGCATTCTTTCTAGAGAAGCTTGAAGATGAGCGACGGCAGATATTCGCAGATGGTCTTCAAGGCAACTTGCATAAGCAAATCGGTACCTACCCGAATCTAGTCTATGTGATCGATCCGGACGGTAATGTTGAGTACAAGCGCTTATGGAATAAGCCAGGGGAGTTAAGGTCCCACTTAGAAGGTAGCGTGATGCATCGAAACCAACGCCGAGATGAACGGAGCGTGGATTTTAAAACGGCCTTCAGGGTCTTATTTCGGGCCGGTCCTCAGGCCCTTGTGAACTATATCAAGTCAAAGCCCTTGATGTGGAAAACACGCCAGGAG from Pseudobacteriovorax antillogorgiicola includes:
- a CDS encoding BON domain-containing protein, with amino-acid sequence MLDSYPSLSPESQLAPEIPGLNKERKPDLYLIGDRKKSRDLALLLNGLDVNQVWIPDVRDIRARLSPTAISVIFVEPMVGLIRGIKMVKKSGLLKNIPIHVVTSNSCPDKLARTYYRLGASSVVSYPEEKFLVQDIVQELHQNKADRASKMQPEGRFRRAMWARLKAVVDHARRFRLKCRDGVVYLAGQASSRRQKEKIEEVLRDAPGVERIVHGDFRVSAMSDQELLLTQKIDDLLLATEGVAEQSVAYEVYDGEVVITGHVSSKRAMKQLEKAIKRLEGVHRVRNLISISRQQAITDQNLAKTIESRLRRFCHQSSIGVKVMKNIAVLNGSVDDSGKRRLAENVAKQYGQIQAVVNRLDISQAQGS
- a CDS encoding HPF/RaiA family ribosome-associated protein; this encodes MDLQVSYQNRRRSERAESYLLDHLNEFEPIRNRVDLAMAELIVDGDGVHTVKLGIKTPKAFRSLVKARHENLYTAMHQAVEKLKRRIKRSLGKMALDSRKPHNVMYGELQEPPELTIDAENVIRFEDALRAKGRLHPVKLIVTNDDIAAFLKELSLRLACMGAAKRDLKHFDKAIKKVERSDESIQDLVLSDSNLEKALRIKRPIAHKIEEFVREGHSTLLEHLREQTPNDIQDIVRVKGIGPVKAKQLYDYCEVNELEELENMAKQGRVKQIPGFGEHIESEIVGNAANH
- a CDS encoding HD domain-containing protein, coding for MKKQGNTLPLPLKAVTFAAKQHHGQMRKDDETPYIAHPVRVMTILSEVFGVDDEEVLAAGVLHDTIEDTDCERKDLERKFGKRVASYVDELSKDMDLDKPEREKKYASELEDASVSVRLCKLADLYDNLSDTKALSRSKIHKTAARAERLVDIMTSDFPEEWQDAVLVVRRKIQEVKRSVGDSDTEKPQSPE